AGCGCAGCCATCAGCGTCTCCGGCACATACCTTCCGCCATACGCGCCAAACCGCCCTGCCACCGCCGCACCTATCGTAGTCCCTGAACTCGCTGTCCCTGCACTCATCGGCCTCTCCTCGAATCTCGCCCTGCACAAAACAAAAGCCGCGACTTGGAAGGTCGCGGCTCGTAGGAATCTCGAATCAACTGAAGTTACAGATATCTCTCAGATGAACCTACTCCGCCGAGGCCGCTATTGTGCGCCAATAGCGGAGAATAAACGAAATTCGGCTGGACTGAAAAATCATCTTGGTATCAACCATACATCCTGCACCGCCGCTCTGCAACCCGAGGGGCCGAGTGTTCCCGCTGCATTCAGTAAAACTGCTAATCGACCGGGGACTGCTTCTTCCCCCAGTTAAATCGCCGGCCCACAATCGCCTTCACGATCAGGTGATCGGTAGCAGCTGTAGGTCCGATCCCCACGCCGAAGTTGATCTCCCACTTCGGAGAGACGTTCAAATCCGTCACCGCAAAGATCTGCTGTTGTTGCCCGTGGAGCGACTCGAACGACCCGATGCGTCCATAGTCTGCGTAGTATTCGAGTCCTCCGCTGATTACCCTCGTAAAGTCATAACTAACTTTGGCTGCCGGGGAAAATCCCAGCCCCAGCGCAACATCCGGTCCGTGGAAGGTCCTCTCCAACGCAGGATTCACTGCGAAGTACCATCGCCCCACCGACTTGTCGATGATCGGCCGTATCTCCCACGTCCACGTATCCGGCGAATACACGGCCCTCTGGTAGCCGATCTCTGTTGACAAGCTGACTCCTACCGGCCAGTGCCACGAGTCGGGCACCCTCACCCGTGGTCGAATATGATCGCCGACCCATTGCACTCCATGGCCGTCCTGAGTACTCGTAAAGACGTAGAATCCCACCTCGGACCACGTGGTCAGTCCTTCCGTAAGCTCCAGCGTCTCGTGCTCCTGATGATTCGTTGGATACACCCCGTCAACCGTCCGTATCTGACCCTCCGGCGTGAAGTTCGTATGCAGCTCCACCATCAAATTCTTCGGTGGAACCGTATCGGCCCCATACACCTGAATCTCATAGTTGCCTTGGGCACGTGCGACCTCCGTCGAGCATGCAGCCATAGCAAGACCCAGCGACAGAACCGCGATCTTGCCTCGACATGTCAAGAAGAAATCCAGGATCATCTCCGAGTCACATATAGCGAAAGAGCATCATGAATCCATCGTCCATGTGGTTCTGTTGATGGCAATGGAACAGCGTAAGCCCCGGGTGGTTCGCTGTAAACTCAACATCGACCTCGGAGCCCGCTCCAACTAGAACAACGTCTTTTAAAATGCCGCGCGTCTTAGCCTGATCTCCAACCCGGATCAGTTCGAACGTATGCCGATGCAGATGAACCGGGTGATCCTCCGTACTCTTGTTCTTGAACAGCAGCCGATAGCGCTGACCCCGCGTTAGCACCACCGTCTCGGTATCGGGGAAGGACTTGCCGTTGATCGTAAAGCGATCCATCGCACCATGCCCCGCAAACTTGGACTCGAACACCAGCGGAATCTCAACAGCATCTTTCTCCGATACCGCTCCCGCCACGCCGAACTGCGGATAGTCCCACACCAGGTTGTTCGGCTGCTCCCACCGCGGCTTCCCTCCGGCTCCGGCATACTCCACGACAACTCCCATCCCCGCGCCCATCACGTGTTTGCGTACCTCTCCCATCACCCACACACCGGGGTTATTCATCTCAACCACTGCGCACACACGTTCGGCAGGCGCTAGCCGCAACATCGCCACTGTTCGTGGCTGCGGAACCGTGTTCCCATCAAGCGCAATCACGCGAAACGAGTGCCCCGCAAACGCGATCCAATGGGGCTCCGTAGCGCTGCTGTTGAGCACATGCAGAAGCACTCGCTCCCCCTGTTTCACTCGCAGCGATTCGCCGAAACCAAGTTTTCTTCCGTTGATCGTCGAAATATCGTAGGCAGGATTCATCGACCCATCATCGCTGGCCAGCAGACTCCCGCTCCAGTCATGCAGCGCCAGAAAGATCTCCTGGTCATAACGAGCAGGGTTGTCCCTTGGCTCTATTATCAGGAAACCGTGCTGCCCAGTGTACTGGGCCTTCTTCAGGTCTCGTCCGGCAAACGTATGCGTGTGATACCAGCGAAATCCCGCCGGGCTGGGTGTAAAGGTGTATCGCGCGCTTCCACCTGGCGCGATGTGGGGCGTACCCTCTTCCATCGCGCCATCCACCTCTGGCGGCAGAAATAGCCCATGCCAATGCACAATCTCGTCGCTGTTCGTATGATTCGCGACATCGATCGTTACCGGCCGCCCTTCCTTCAAACGCAACAAGGCACCAGGCACCTGTTGGTTGTAGGCAACCGTTTTGATAAAGTGGCCAGACGCAACCTCCAGCGAATAAGCCGCAATATCGATCCTGGCATCAGCTTCGCCAAGCGCCTCAACGCTATCTGGCATCGCAGCCGCGACAGCTGCCATCCCTGACATTCGCAAAACGTCTCGCCGGCTGACCACGTCTCATTTTAACAGGAAGCAAGTTAACAGGAAGCAAGCTTCAGCAAATCCGCCCAAACTCTTGCAGCACGATCAAATCTTCTGCACCCTCTGCACATCCCGAACTCCAGGCACCTTGCGCAGATTCTGCACCAGTTTGTTCAAATGCCGCACATCCACCGTCTCTACCACAAAGTCCACCATCACCTGGCCATCCGGCATCGGCTTCGTATCCACGCTGCGAATATTCGTCCCATCATCAGAGATGATCGCCGTAAACTCCTTCAGCATCCCAGCCCGATCATCACACAGCACCGTCAGCTTCACCGGGTAAGTCTGCGCCTTATTCGTTCCCGGCTCCGTCGGCGACGGCGACCACTCCACCTGAATCCTTCTATCCGACTCATACAACAAATTCTGCACATTCGGACAGCTTCTCGCATGCACCGCCACGCCCTTGCCCCGCGTCACGTACCCCACAATCTCCTCACCGCGAATTGGGTTGCAACAACGAGCTCGATATACCAACAGATCGTCCTGCCCCTCCACCTGCAGCGAGTCCGACCCCTTCCCAAAGAAGACTCGCTTCACCGCCTCCGACATCTGCCCAATCGTATTGCCGGCCCCACCCTCCGGCGCCTGGGGCTCCGCCGACATAGTCGAACCCGGCTCCAGCTTATTCAGAACCTGCCGCGCCGAAAACTTTCCAAACCCCACACCCGCCAGCAACTCCGCCTGCGTCCCCAGCCCATACTCACTGGCCACCTTGTCGTAGTCGGCCTCATGAAACTTGCCCAGCGCCAGCTTGTACTTCCTCGCCTCGCGGTCCAGCAGCTTCTTACCGATCTCGATCGCGCGCTCCCGCTGATGTTCATTCAGCCAGTGCTTGATCTTGTTCCGCGCCCGCGAGCTCTTCGTAAAGCTAAGCCAGTCCCGGCTCGGAGCATGTCCAGTCTGCGTCGAAATCTCGACGATATCGCCATTCCGCAGCTTCGTTCGCAGCGGCACGATCCGCCCATTCACCTTCGCCCCCACCGTCGTATTCCCCACCTCGGTATGGATCGCATAAGCAAAATCAATCGGACTGGCATCCTTCGGCAGCACCACCACCTTGCCCTTCGGCGTAAAGGTGTAAACCTCCTCCGGATACAAATCGATCTTCAGCGTCGACATGAACTCATTGGGATCGGTCATCTCCCGCTGCCATTCCATCAACTGCCTTACCCACGCCAGCCTCTGCTCGTCCTTCGCGCTTACGTTGTCCGACGCCTTGTACTTCCAGTGCGCCGCGATCCCCTCTTCCGCAACCCGGTGCATATCCTCCGTCCGAATCTGCACCTCAAACTGATGCTCCCCCTCCGCGATCAGCGTCGTATGCAGCGACTGATAAAGATTCGGTCGGGGCATCGCGATAAAGTCTTTAATCCTTCCCGGCACCGGCCGCCAGATCGAGTGCAGCAGCCCCAGCAGCGCATAGCAGTCCTGAACGGTATTGCAGATCACGCGAATCGCCAGCAGATCGTAGACCTGATCCACCGGAATCTTCTGATCCACCAGCTTCTGCTGAATCGAATAAAGCCGCTTGATCCGCGACTCCACCCGCCCCTGAATCTTGAACTCCTTCAGCTTCGCCTCAAGCTGTGTCACGATCTTCTGCAGAAACTCCTCGCCCGCCCCGCGCAGCGCATCCACCTCAGTCGACACCTGCTCATACGCATAAGGATCGGTATACCGAAACGCCAGATCCTCCAGCTCCCCGCGCAGCTTGCCCATGCCCAGCCGGTGCGCCAGCGGAGCGTAGATATCAAGAGTCTCCCGCGC
The nucleotide sequence above comes from Tunturibacter empetritectus. Encoded proteins:
- a CDS encoding multicopper oxidase family protein codes for the protein MAAVAAAMPDSVEALGEADARIDIAAYSLEVASGHFIKTVAYNQQVPGALLRLKEGRPVTIDVANHTNSDEIVHWHGLFLPPEVDGAMEEGTPHIAPGGSARYTFTPSPAGFRWYHTHTFAGRDLKKAQYTGQHGFLIIEPRDNPARYDQEIFLALHDWSGSLLASDDGSMNPAYDISTINGRKLGFGESLRVKQGERVLLHVLNSSATEPHWIAFAGHSFRVIALDGNTVPQPRTVAMLRLAPAERVCAVVEMNNPGVWVMGEVRKHVMGAGMGVVVEYAGAGGKPRWEQPNNLVWDYPQFGVAGAVSEKDAVEIPLVFESKFAGHGAMDRFTINGKSFPDTETVVLTRGQRYRLLFKNKSTEDHPVHLHRHTFELIRVGDQAKTRGILKDVVLVGAGSEVDVEFTANHPGLTLFHCHQQNHMDDGFMMLFRYM
- a CDS encoding RelA/SpoT family protein; its protein translation is MAIAPPASTQAGPQPKPHDEPKSQPDVKDTDTGIELEAALPVAEPSVALETTPRGKKKKTAAHDGSALVIAGVEESSASHLAGSSAKDIHAVDAKFQRLLETVHENRPADDLEIIRGAWAFCLQQHEGQKRASGEPYIIHPLEVAQVLAELKMDSTAIAAGLLHDAVEDTDVTSVEIAKRFGDQVAHIVEGVTKLEKIKFANREDHQAENIRKMLLAMVTDVRVVIIKLADRLHNMRTLEHLKPEKQQKIARETLDIYAPLAHRLGMGKLRGELEDLAFRYTDPYAYEQVSTEVDALRGAGEEFLQKIVTQLEAKLKEFKIQGRVESRIKRLYSIQQKLVDQKIPVDQVYDLLAIRVICNTVQDCYALLGLLHSIWRPVPGRIKDFIAMPRPNLYQSLHTTLIAEGEHQFEVQIRTEDMHRVAEEGIAAHWKYKASDNVSAKDEQRLAWVRQLMEWQREMTDPNEFMSTLKIDLYPEEVYTFTPKGKVVVLPKDASPIDFAYAIHTEVGNTTVGAKVNGRIVPLRTKLRNGDIVEISTQTGHAPSRDWLSFTKSSRARNKIKHWLNEHQRERAIEIGKKLLDREARKYKLALGKFHEADYDKVASEYGLGTQAELLAGVGFGKFSARQVLNKLEPGSTMSAEPQAPEGGAGNTIGQMSEAVKRVFFGKGSDSLQVEGQDDLLVYRARCCNPIRGEEIVGYVTRGKGVAVHARSCPNVQNLLYESDRRIQVEWSPSPTEPGTNKAQTYPVKLTVLCDDRAGMLKEFTAIISDDGTNIRSVDTKPMPDGQVMVDFVVETVDVRHLNKLVQNLRKVPGVRDVQRVQKI